One stretch of Podospora pseudoanserina strain CBS 124.78 chromosome 4, whole genome shotgun sequence DNA includes these proteins:
- the GUT1 gene encoding Glycerol kinase (EggNog:ENOG503NUT5; COG:G), which produces MGDLGDFNPIRFEEGGMVIDIPTLNLDSLKKPEATITPLYPDHIPTLETPNLHPHHDKHLPRGIEETPEEQRRHWFVGSIDQGTTSSRFLIFNGEGDPVASHQLEFENLYPKSGWHEHEPLELLASVEECIDEAMRKFVDLGYRKSDIRSIGITNQRETTVVWDNNTGEPLYNAIVWPDTRTKDLVRDLKSRDQADTLTDLCGLPLSTYPSSVKLMWLIENVEAVKQAYEEGRLAFGTVDSWLIYKLNGGAKAAKPIHVTDSTNASRTMFMNLHTLQYDDNLLKFFGIDRSKIHLPKIVPSSDPCCFGKIAKGALSGVQIAGCLGDQSSALVGQCGFSPGQAKNTYGTGCFLLYNVGTKPVISKYGLLATVAYDFGGGRKPVYALEGSIAVAGSGVKFLMNNLGFVDKSSAITELAESVEDNGGVVFVTAFSGLFAPYWIDDAKGTIFGITQHTQKGHIARATLEATCFQTKAILDAMEKDSNAKLESLAVDGGLSNSDLCMQTQADITGIPVDRPGMRETTALGAAIAAGLATGVWKELNDLKDVNQAGRKVFKPNMERKQAEKLFKKWEQAVEMSRGWVNEVADGEEE; this is translated from the exons ATGGGTGACCTTGGCGACTTCAACCCCATTCGCTTCGAAGAAGGCGGCATGGTGATAGACATACCCACGCTGAACCTCGACTCCCTGAAGAAGCCCGAAGCAACTATCACCCCTCTGTACCCCGACCACATTCCCACCCTCGAGACGCCCAACTTACATCCGCACCATGATAAACACCTGCCGCGGGGCATTGAGGAGACACCTGAGGAACAGCGGCGCCACTGGTTTGTGGGCAGTATCGACCAGGGAACAACGTCATCTCGGTTCCTAATATTCAACGGAGAAGGCGACCCAGTTGCCAGTCACCAACTCGAGTTCGAGAACCTGTATCCTAAATCCGG ATGGCACGAGCACGAACCGTTGGAGCTTCTCGCCTCCGTGGAGGAATGCATCGATGAGGCGATGCGCAAGTTTGTCGATCTGGGGTACCGAAAATCAGACATTCGGTCCATTGGCATCACCAATCAAAGAGAAACGACAGTAGTAtgggacaacaacaccggcGAGCCCCTTTACAACGCCATTGTCTGGCCCGATACCAGAACCAAAGATTTGGTGAGGGACCTCAAGTCCCGTGACCAGGCCGACACATTGACAGACCTTTGTGGTCTGCCGCTATCAACATATCCCAGCAGTGTCAAGCTCATGTGGCTCATCGAAAACGTCGAGGCCGTAAAACAAGCCTATGAGGAGGGTCGCCTCGCCTTTGGAACAGTCGACTCATGGCTGATATATAAGCTCAACGGCGGGGCGAAGGCGGCAAAGCCCATCCATGTTACCGATAGCACAAATGCTAGCAGAACCATGTTTATGAACCTGCACACTCTCCAGTACGACGACAATCTGCTCAAGTTCTTTGGTATCGACAGAAGCAAGATCCACCTTCCCAAGATCGTTCCATCATCAGATCCATGTTGCTTTGGAAAAATTGCCAAGGGCGCATTGTCGGGAGTGCAGATTGCCGGGTGCCTGGGAGACCAGTCTAGTGCGTTGGTCGGCCAGTGTGGTTTCAGTCCGGGTCAAGCCAAAAACACCTACGGCACCGGTTGCTTCTTACTCTACAACGTTGGTACCAAGCCGGTCATTTCAAAATATGGTCTTTTGGCAACAGTCGCCTACGACTTTGGCGGTGGCCGCAAGCCCGTCTACGCCTTGGAGGGAAGCATAGCCGTCGCCGGATCCGGTGTCAAGTTCCTCATGAACAACTTGGGATTTGTTGACAAGTCAAGCGCCATCACTGAGCTGGCCGAATCAGTCGAGGATAACGGCGGTGTTGTTTTTGTCACCGCTTTCAGTGGTCTGTTTGCCCCCTATTGGATTGATGATGCCAAGGGCACAATTT TTGGCATCACgcaacacacacaaaaagGTCACATTGCTCGGGCCACACTGGAAGCCACGTGTTTCCAGACGAAGGCCATCTTGGACGCCATGGAAAAGGACTCCAATGCCAAACTCGAGTCTCTtgcggttgatggtggcCTGTCAAACTCTGACCTCTGCATGCAAACGCAGGCCGATATCACGGGCATCCCGGTTGATCGTCCAGGCATGAGAGAGACGACAGCCTTGGGTGCAGCCATTGCTGCTGGGCTGGCAACAGGTGTCTGGAAGGAGTTGAATGACCTGAAGGATGTGAATCAGGCCGGTAGGAAGGTGTTCAAGCCGAATATGGAGAGGAAACAAGCAGAGAAGCTGTTCAAGAAGTGGGAGCAAGCTGTTGAGATGAGCAGAGGGTGGGTTAATGAGGTTgccgatggtgaggaggagtga